The segment tatttttatatattgtgagatatgaaatctatttatttatttccttagtAACTCTTGATTAAAACATaatcctattttttaaaagagaccACATCGTTTAAGCATAAATTAATATGACGACTGCGTCTGCTTTTgttaacaattaatttaatgggAAAAGTCTAATGATATCTGTATCAAACGACGGAGAAATTACCGTGAAAGAATTATgaaagggagaaaaaagaaCAACCATAAACGCCACGCCATTGGATCACCAATTCAATGAAAACTGATGGCAAAAATCTCGAATCTATCGTTCCTTGACTTCCAATGCACTAATTTTCTTCGTCGTGATAGAATTATCTCAACAGCCAAAAAGACTCGGACAACTCAACGTAATTGTCGGTTCACTTCACTCGGGACAATTTGTCGATGTATTCGATGTAGTGGTCGTCGAACATTTTCAATTGTCAGAAATCATACCGCTGGCGCTGTCGAGCGAGATCATTTTAAAatcactttctttcttctttttttcgaGAAACGATTTTGAGCTCGTCCACACATCGGTCGAGTGCTCCGAAGAATCGAACAGATCGCTCGATTAACCACGAGAACGCGagaatctttattcttttggaGAGTGATGTTCGGTGGGTAAAAACAAGGACCACACCGGGTCTTCATGATGATGCCTAGACCCACCTAAGCTTTAGTGccatgtcttttttttgtttttttatttgatgatattgGTATGTTTGCATCAGATTGTGTTTATCCTGAGAttttaattagagaaaaaaaaaagtatcggAGCATACTTTTTtaaccatcatttttttagagattattatatattttttttatcatcattaagGCTAAAGATACCTGTAactttttatagatttttttacatAGTAATGTGACATTATTCATTAgggaatatgttttttaaatcatgataaattATATCTCACAATTAATCGAGTGGTGTCGTCGTTATTGAATTGGATTGGATTTATATGCATCTACCACATCCTACtacatctttagctaaaaaattcaaaaggtaTTTATTGAAGTCACACGCACTATCagaaaatgtttatttattgataGAATTTATATATGGAATAATTTTCtagcaaaaaagaaagattcatTTCATCGGTATAAACTTAAAATACTAATGaaattgcttcttctttttaattgtatatCAACATAAATCTTCATgggttcaaaaaaattaataataccgATAGAATGGAATTTCATCCGTAAATAATTGAGATTTAAATCCCTATAGTGTTTTTTGTTCCCAAATCAGTTCTTTGTCTCGCCCTCAACCATATACACAACTAAAAGTAGCCCCTTCTTCACTAAATCCATCCCACGGGCTAAGCCCCCCTCTGATGATCGCCACCTTAATCGACTAGACCTAGATCCACATCGACCTCTTTAATGGTGGTTCTCGATGCCAACCAGAACGGCCTTTGACTTTTCTCATCGTTTCTCTCAACAAATACATGTAAATCTTTGTCTCTAATCATCTgaaatttgttaaattaatgatttttaatgtgCTTCATGTAATTTGGTTGGATTTTCAATTACTAAGGATTTGGGGTGCGGGTACTATTTAAATGAACGTtgccctaaattttttttcattttcatgcttaaattttttttcaactgtattttttttactaatttaatgagttacaatttaaatttgcaaaaaaaaaaggattgaaacataaaatattagaaaccCACATAGCCAATCTAAAATtcacatgaaaagttatttttatctaaaagtttattttatttattttttttagcttttgaatttaaaaaagaagagagaaactataaaaaaaaaatagtgaaaaagaaaaatgttattAATTGACCATAttctaaccataaaaaaaaatgatatttgtgtCAATGAATTACTCTTCATAAGAGGAGTTcaatgaagatatttttttttctataaacattATAGGAAAAGCAAATTAATGTCTAGTTGTTTTTtgtattcaattaatttttattttcaagagtgatttttgaatgttttgaaGTGTTTGGGGATTAGTAAATAGTTTTTTGAAGCTAGtttatatcatgtttttaaggtgttttcaattaaaaaaaaacctgaaatttgagtttttagaaTTCAACAACTTGTACCTTAATTTTCCAATCTATAAAGATGTTTGGAAATTAGATCAATTAGTGACAATTTATCTACCACTATAGGAGACTTGTCTCctggtttagaaaaaaaaaacgaataacatgtcatctaataaaaaaaataaaaaaccctagGACATCGATGTCCAAACATGCTAGGATTTTCTATCAAGGCAAAGCACGTGGGCTTGACCCATTAGTGACTagtcttattttgttttatttttcacccatttcaattttaatattgatttattctctttattttatttcttaaaaaatgaattagctttgttttctaaataataattaatatttttatttatttatgatagaTGTTAGTTTATTATGGttaaaaaattgtattagtTAATTGGTGGTTGTGATTatagtgatgataataattttaatttaaatgtttttatttaatgtatagTGGAGGTGTTTGGTGTTAATAACGGTGTaggctaaaaaaacaatttcagtaGCGTGTCACTATCACGTTGCAAAACTGATACATATATATGATATAGGACATTAAGTTACTAAACTTTAAACTAGTTAATTGTaattaaacatattattataaaataaaagataacatTAAAACTCATATAATTACCATGCGCATGACACCTAAGGTGAAAAACAAGTTAAAGTaaaatatatctatattaaattaaataaataaaatattatcgaATATGTGGAACTAAATTGCCAAGGTTTGCAACGAAGATATACCTTGTACTGTAATTTAtagattagaatttttaatttttttaatttttttttaaattttaatcttataGAGAAgtgctagagagagagagagagagagagagagagagagagagagaaagaattcaaagaaaaagacattttaaatagttaaaatgtgattttgtttttcaatttaaataggAGTGAATGTATGTGTGATATCTAAAAGAATATGTGAATAAATCAAGATGGGATAtagttttaagtttttcaatttgagGAATTTGCTACCAGTGTTAACAAGTGGGGAAAGACCGCCGCGTTTAAGCGGCGAGTGTAGCCTCTTCCAACGGCCAAAAAATGCTGATCATTGTATCTCTATCATTGTCGAGTGGTGTCTCTTCTAATGGGATGGTGTGCACATGGCGGTTGGGTGACAAAAGATTTTCCTTTctcccttttttctctctctcctaacCTTAAGATTTGCATTGCCCTAACCAGTGTcctattgtttttatatgtcaattatatttctcattgttttaattgttttttgtttgttttaaatctttttttatttttctttttacttttatcccttgacaaaattaaaattcgtcctcccattttatttttattttaattattgtcttcattcttttaattgctatggaaaatttattttgtgttttaattttgatccttattttttaattgctattttttcttgaatcctcttgtataattaatttttttttaattttattttttaatatttgattaattgaaaattaagtttcttgatttttttagatattatactTTTGATCTAATAACCCGCTTCATGGGTTAAAaaggttaactcaagttgatatattctttttaagatgggctttgtgattttctttgttttttttcccaccGAGTTAtcctaatttcatcattcagcatttgattgattgataattgagtttcatggttttttcaaatatggtACTTTCAATCTAATAACTAGATTTATGGGTTGGGaaagttaacttaggttgatatattctttttaagattggcttttatgattttctttgttttcttttctaccGAGTCATCCTAATCTTATTACTTGGACCGCAAATTTGGTAGGATAATTGGGGTTGACTTGTCCCTGATTATCGAAGTTACAGGTTTGTcatgttaacttgagttgacttaagctgattttttttaggtttttttttatccaatttggaatttttatgtttaataagcTTGAGctacatcattttctttttttgaaaaattattttttccccaAGTTAtcatgataatgttttttaaaaaaattatagtctaTCTGTTTTTGttgcctatttttttaattagaaagacttgagttgtaaaataatttttttaaaatgcattcaaaacacttaaacattattttttatataaaaaatggttCCACAATATAGCACGATACACGAAAAATCTAATGGTCTATTTGGGAACACGATTCAAATGGcgttccctcaaatttttgaattttttttgctaaaaaatatattttttatgttttcagatcatttttgtgtgctgatataaaaaataatttttaaaaaattaaaaaatattatttagatgcatttctatgtaaaaaaaatattttaaatcgcAACCgttaccacaatctcaaacacaccATAACTCTAAACCATAACTCTAAAGTAAAGCAAGAGAGATGAGAAGTAAGTTTTGGAATCTTGAGAGGTTATACATGAGAAAGagtatgataaatttttttttaacaaaaaaaacaatacgaGATTTGTTGTTAGATAAATGATGTTcatctctaataaaataaaaggtgtattaattaaatgatttcTCACTCTAAAAATCTTAATCAATTCGTTTCAATAATGAATAATTCTCCAACTCCTCTTTCCAACGATAACCGTTCACTTCGAACTCTaacctctttatttttattttgaagattttgAACTCAAGCTTGTTTGGATTAATTACTAGGATCCGATTGCTAGGAGTCGAGCGATCCGTCCAACTTctctatttaattgttttttcttcacatCATCCACGTCGTGTAAATTGGGCAAGTAGTGGTGATTATTCTTGTACAAAGAAGAAAATGCAAAGCAAGTGGCTAAAAATAATTGGTCCCATCACTATTGGTTGTTGTTACCAACAAATTCAATACCACTAAAGGTTACTTTTAAGActtaaatgatttatttaattcaatgaattaattaatcaaattgcaTTTGTTCTAGTTCAAAGTGGAAAACTATCCCTCAAGAGGCCTCCTCACTCAAATTTAATccgaaaaataaaaagtaaaaaattgacAATTGTGCTGCTACGAATTATTGGCTATGGTGAGTCATTAATTGATAGCTATGGTGGAACTATCAAAATTTGTATTCtctcttcaaaattatttcattttctaattaattttcaaacttttctatGAATAGAAGATATAATATTCTTCGTTCTCAGTTCTTCTAGTATAATCGCATAATTCGGTTGAACAAAGTTTAAACTAGCGCTTATTTTTGActttgtaattgaaagattaaaatgttaaattaaaggctcctgtaaaaatctaaTCTTGCTTAAGGTGTTAGAATCAATTACGTGTTTGGTGGGGTggtgtatagtttttttttttagaaatttattaattttttttaatttttaatatcatcaaattaaaatcattaaaaatatatgtaaaagatatcaatttaatatatttaaaaaaaacattaaaaaaacaaaagttaccaCACTCTTAAATATAGTTTAAAAGCTTGTTTATTATTGTGATAacggttgttttttattgtgtttttcacttgaaaacacatgaaaataatttatatattttttattttttaaaatttatttttaacatcaaaacaatataaaaaaattaaatttttacaaaatcattttctaatcacaaaaacaaaccgCATACGCCTGCTatggaaatttaaatttaaaatttggaaGCTTTGATCAATTCCGATTTCGAAACTTTCATGCTGACTTGATAAATGTGCCATgtcagctaaaaaaaaaaaaaactctcatttCAGAACATATGTATGGGAGAGCATTGTACGCAAGAGTTAAGAATTAAGAAATTTAGGggcaaaacaaaatttcaaattcacGTTAATGGGGCCGAATGGAGCCTTTGAAACTTTCTCATCGCGCGATATCACGCGACCATGCTTTTGTCAAGAGCCGTTGCTCGACGGTTTGGGAGGGAGaccaagaaaaacaaaggaagaCTTTGATCTGAAGCGTGTCTTGCTTATAAATAGGATCGGGCCTGCCTTGAAGCCAATGCACTCGAAACTTTTGAAACATTCTGGTGCCTAAATCAATACTGCCCTCAGGGAACCAGCAGTCTGTTCTCTATTAGGAGATTACAGGATCTCTCGAGGTGAATAAATATTTGAGTAGGCTTAATTAGAGCTGTGATCGATGGAGAAGTCATTTCTGAAACTCAGGAACACCGAGTCAATGAACGAGGGATGCAGCAAGTTAGTCAGAAATCGCCGGGCTATTGCAATGAAGAGATTTCGGGTAAGTAcgttaagattttgttttttgtttttttttccttttaagaatGAGTTTTCTTATACTAATACGAAAGAGATGTCCTCTGCTTtgtaaattcttaatttattaactACACTATTATCAAACAAAGTTATAGCTTGCATGCCTAATTCTGCTTTTAATTATGACACCGGCGTTTAACGCTAGAGTTTTTAAGTTCTAcattatagaaaaagaaaatagaacctctcaagatttaaaattatagtgtACTAAAATGTATAGAAAACTTTGAACCAAAGTTCTGAATATCAATAATATCAATAATCAATTTTACTATAAAtaaatccttttaaaataaaaattctaaaaactttAATATATTAACCATACATTTTATCCGTGTTTGACATTAGAGCcctctttcttttaattctgTATCTTTACTCAAATTTTAAACCTTATTTCATAGAATTAGGCAACAAaatgatcaaatcaaaaaaataaaaataaaaataaaagtattaaaacaaaaaaataaaacgataaagtgagaaaaagaaagaaagagaagatgtTTCactatttacataaataatgcatgaaacaaaataaaaaaatcccagttcttttaatgttttagttAATTGTGAAATGACATGGATTATCAATGGTCTATGTGTACtatataattaaacaattaaaccCCAGTATCAAGTATTATCAACTTGTGTACCttaataaactagaaaaaaataaataaaaaaaagaccgaAAGAATCAagcaaagagaaagaaaagcaaTGAATGATCACTATTGTTGCAAAAAGTATTCGGATCGTAAATAAGTGGTAAAAGAATTATTAATGATAGAATTACTTTTATCTCATTTAATGCACTTCTATTTAAATGTtgtaagaaataagaaaattagaGGCTAAAAACATGTTTCGTCGGTACCTTTATTTTGaaggatagtttttttttttggtgaaaaaaacttgtttttcttctaaatctaactctgtaatttttttttaaaaaaattacttagtACGTTCTTGGGTGTTTTAGATGGCATTAAGTGGCTTTAAATTgacttattaaaattaaaataacagcTAAAGATAAAGGAAAAATCATTATACTCCGataaacattttattatttattagaatagtaaaatgataaaattgtacttgaattaaaaaaaactttgaattagaCACAgagaaaaaatgttatttcTCATCATAACTCAgttgttttttacaaattatatagAGTACTTAAATTAgtcgttttcttttctatttcatagtaaaattactaatttaattctagaataaaacaatataatcctAATGCTTAGGagcattttgatcttttttattgtttaaaaaaatgtaattatttttgttcatttaaaaacaaaatcaacataatTCTCTCACaaggactttttttttatcatcttataaaataaaaaaaaaattatgtttttagaaAATTCTAATTTCAGGACCATAAGAGGAGTGTTTTATGCATTGTTTTCCCCTCAGCGgttgtaaagaaagaaagaaagaaagaaagaaagctcactccataaaaagttaaatcatatttttactaAAACCATAATTTTGGCATGCAGAGATCAAAACAAAACCGAAAACTAAAAGCAAACATGGAAAGCTTAAGAGAAGACATGGCGGAGATTGGTGAACAACAACAGCGCATCAAAGATGGGCAAATGAAAATCAGAAGGAGCTTCGAAGAGATTGaatctcaatgtgatcaactcACCAAGGAAACGTCTCTGATATTGCGACAAACTCTGTACAATCAACAACGCCTCTGTCTTATATTCAAGATCATAAAAGCTCGAGAAGACAACGACTTTGCCATGGCTGCTGAGCACACTCGACTTCTCAGGTCagctctctctgtctctctctttttcttcttttatctcttatttttgttgcctaactcttctttttttactttgatcttATTGCTAGGGAACTGATGAAGCAAAATATGGGAAGCAATATTTGACATTAATTTGCAGATGCAAGTGAtggagtaataaaaagaatggttaattaataatgattttagACCGTCGACGCCACCCATTCTCTAGATAGTTGGGATTTCTTTAAACAGCGAGAATTTCAGTAAGTTTAGGTTTAAGAAGCAAAAGATCAACGAGTTCTATCAAAATTCTCATTAATCAACAAGTAAATTCTTTAATtctctttttcaaaaaagttcaagtttcttttatattttctaaaatacattttattaaatatgaaatcatatatttttttaattaattgttttaattttttaggaaacTTCTATATATATACCCTTATTTGATGTCCCCATTTGTTCGAAATCTTCACCATTATTTttaatgctcttttttttttaaaaaaaaaagctagctactttaaataaaaaaaagaccacCAAAATATGGAGtcgaacattttttttatattttcttttaatatattttttagctcatttcatcattctttggctttaatcataaaaaaatagggcacttaatttttattttttattttttaataatggcCTATAAGGTGCTGTATTTTTCTTAGGTGGtggattttttgtttgtttttacgttttaaaagcgtatttaaaaaaatttgaatttttttttaattttttatttgtttcaaaataatatttttttggtgtttttaaattattttgatgtgctgatataaaaaatgatttttaaaaaataaaaaacatattattttgatatatttctgaatgaaaaacactttgaaaaataactgcaACCACACTCCAACACGCAAGATTAGAAATAAATAGGGAAAAAACAGTTATGATCAAttgtgtttgttatttttttttgtgtttttttaacaacaataaaaatcatacaaataaatttttgaaaaatatattaaaaagaagatgaagaaatcaAGCCAAATATTCTAATGTGTTCACTTatggaaggaaaaataattagtgataattgataatttaaaagcTTGTTTTATGAAGTATAAAAGTACTTGAGCATTTTCGGCAAAGAGATCTAAACGATGAACTTATTGGTTAACGAAAAATTTCATAGCTCTcgttgatattttgtttataaaattgtcactcttatatatatatatatatatatatatatatatatatatatatatatatatatatatatatatatatatatataaaaaataaaaaaagtagtaGGGTATTTATAATGGGTCCTTCTGGACAAAACAATTAGTCTTCTTCTATATCATAGAATTTACAATATCAGATGTACTAGTTTgtggattgaaaattatatatgcaCCCTGCTCGTTGTAATAAGACTTTTGAATTTAGTTTAATTATGGACAACTTTTCGACTATATGCAGTTTACTTAACTATAGAGTATATATTGAGATTGTTAAAGCTCAAATCGActgtttgattttatgttttaaaagtattttaaaaaaa is part of the Populus nigra chromosome 8, ddPopNigr1.1, whole genome shotgun sequence genome and harbors:
- the LOC133701433 gene encoding uncharacterized protein LOC133701433, translated to MEKSFLKLRNTESMNEGCSKLVRNRRAIAMKRFRRSKQNRKLKANMESLREDMAEIGEQQQRIKDGQMKIRRSFEEIESQCDQLTKETSLILRQTLYNQQRLCLIFKIIKAREDNDFAMAAEHTRLLRELMKQNMGSNI